Proteins co-encoded in one Nicotiana sylvestris chromosome 7, ASM39365v2, whole genome shotgun sequence genomic window:
- the LOC138873485 gene encoding uncharacterized protein yields the protein MEIDCAQYVRKCYHYQVHTDMIKVPPNELNATSSPCHSPPEEWMSLVRLSPLLQMGIVPKSIVIDNAANLNSDMMKAMCETFKIKHKNSTAYRSQRNGAVEAANKNIKKIVRYMVENHKQWHKKLPFALLGYRTIVRTSTRETPYMLVYGTKAVITAEVEIPSLGIIQEAELSDAE from the exons aTGGAGATAGACTGCgcccagtatgtccgcaaatgctaccaCTACCAAGTGCAcaccgatatgataaaagtgccaccaaatgagctcaatgcaacgagCTCACCTTGCCATTCGCCGCCtgaggaatggatgtcattggttcgattgagcccactgcttcaaatgggcatag TTCCCAAGTCTATTGTCATtgataatgctgccaatctcaatagtgatatgatgaaagccatgtgtgaaactttcaaaatcaagcacaagaattccacagcctatagatcCCAGAggaacggagccgtagaagccgccaacaaaaacatcaagaaaataGTAAGGTATATGGTAGAAAACCATAAACAATGGCACAAAAAGCTTCCTTTTGCtctgttgggataccgcactatagTGCGCACATCAACTAGagaaactccctacatgctggtttatggtaccaagGCTGTCATCACAgctgaggtagagattccttctttaggaatcatacaggaagctgaactcagcgatgcagaatag